A stretch of the Actinomyces faecalis genome encodes the following:
- a CDS encoding PTS transporter subunit EIIB: MSNARQIVEGLGGRENITDLEPCITRLRVEVVDQDKVDEEALRATGAFGVVRSGRVVQVVVGPTADDLAAEIATLD; encoded by the coding sequence ATGAGTAACGCGAGGCAGATCGTCGAGGGGCTGGGCGGACGCGAGAACATCACGGACCTGGAGCCGTGCATCACGCGCCTGCGCGTGGAGGTCGTGGACCAGGACAAGGTCGATGAGGAGGCCCTGCGGGCGACCGGCGCCTTCGGTGTGGTGCGCTCGGGCCGGGTGGTTCAGGTCGTCGTCGGCCCGACCGCGGACGACCTGGCCGCTGAGATCGCCACGCTCGACTGA
- the malQ gene encoding 4-alpha-glucanotransferase, whose translation MTDTSPAPAPATERLRQLAEAHGVTTQHWDFRGNPAAPSSQTLVAVLAALGVAASTEEEVEAALREAELAPWRQVLPATVVARAGADRPVAVHLPDGAPLRVEVRLSDGQVRDLSQAEDWTPAREVDGVMTGQATVIVPADLPLGWHEIVVHVGDSWAGPARTVTAALAVTPDRLELPAALGSRGWGAMAQLYSTRSRGSWGVGDLDDLTEILSFLGDEGADFLLVNPLHAAEPTVPMTPSPYLPVTRRFVNPIYIRPENILEVSRLSGPRRSLVQWAAEEVQPTNLSTAPIDRDAAWKAKVEALEVIFAAGRSRARQRDFERFRAEQGQGLERFALWSALTEKYGPMAQWPERLREADSAFVANEARTLTERIDFFAWLQWVLDEQLCRAQAEAKASGMALGIMEDLAVGVHPRGADVWTTPQAFAPGMAVGAPPDMYNQLGQNWSQPPWSPVYLAEHAYQPLRDMARTVLRHAGALRVDHIIGLFRLWWIPEGMGADQGAYVRYDHEAMVGIVMLEAYLAGAVIIGEDLGTVEPWVRDYLASRGILGTAVLWFEKQDDGWPKQPEAYRHLSLATVTTHDLPPTAGYLADEHVALRQSLGLLTEPVEQVRAEARLERERMLARLREHDLLGQEPSEREVVEALHRYVARTPAALMAVALVDGVGDRRAQNQPGTDQEYPNWKQPLVDGAGDIVLVDDLPGNARLASLLACVRQSVGQERPGSH comes from the coding sequence ATGACCGACACTTCCCCCGCTCCTGCCCCCGCCACCGAGCGGCTCCGGCAGCTCGCCGAGGCTCACGGGGTGACGACCCAGCACTGGGACTTCCGCGGCAACCCCGCCGCTCCCTCCAGCCAGACCCTGGTCGCCGTGCTGGCGGCCCTGGGGGTGGCCGCCTCGACCGAGGAGGAGGTCGAGGCCGCTCTCCGTGAGGCCGAGCTCGCTCCCTGGCGCCAGGTCCTGCCAGCCACGGTCGTGGCCCGTGCGGGCGCTGACAGGCCCGTCGCCGTCCACCTGCCCGACGGCGCACCGCTCCGGGTGGAGGTGCGCCTGTCTGACGGGCAGGTGCGCGACCTCAGCCAGGCTGAGGACTGGACGCCGGCCCGCGAGGTCGACGGCGTCATGACCGGGCAGGCTACCGTCATCGTTCCCGCGGACCTGCCGCTGGGCTGGCACGAGATCGTGGTGCACGTCGGCGACAGCTGGGCCGGACCTGCCAGGACCGTGACCGCGGCGCTCGCTGTCACTCCCGATCGCCTGGAGCTGCCCGCTGCGCTGGGCAGCCGTGGCTGGGGCGCCATGGCACAGCTGTACTCCACGCGCTCACGGGGCTCATGGGGAGTCGGCGACCTGGACGACCTGACGGAGATCCTGAGCTTCCTCGGGGACGAGGGGGCGGACTTCCTCCTCGTCAACCCCCTGCACGCGGCTGAGCCGACTGTGCCGATGACGCCGTCGCCCTACCTTCCGGTCACCCGCCGCTTCGTCAACCCGATCTACATCCGCCCGGAGAACATCCTGGAGGTCTCCAGGCTCTCCGGGCCGCGACGCTCCCTGGTCCAGTGGGCTGCTGAGGAGGTGCAGCCCACGAACCTCTCAACGGCGCCGATCGACCGGGACGCCGCCTGGAAGGCCAAGGTCGAGGCTCTGGAGGTCATCTTCGCGGCCGGGCGCTCACGTGCGCGCCAGCGTGACTTCGAGCGGTTCCGCGCCGAGCAGGGCCAGGGGCTGGAGCGCTTCGCCCTGTGGAGCGCGCTGACGGAGAAGTACGGTCCGATGGCACAGTGGCCGGAGCGGCTGCGCGAGGCCGACTCCGCCTTCGTAGCCAACGAGGCACGTACGCTGACCGAGCGCATCGACTTCTTCGCCTGGCTGCAGTGGGTGCTTGACGAGCAGCTGTGCCGGGCACAGGCAGAGGCCAAGGCCTCGGGCATGGCGCTGGGGATCATGGAGGACCTGGCCGTCGGAGTCCACCCGCGAGGGGCGGACGTGTGGACGACTCCTCAGGCCTTTGCGCCAGGCATGGCCGTGGGCGCCCCGCCGGACATGTACAACCAGCTGGGACAGAACTGGTCCCAGCCGCCGTGGAGCCCGGTGTACCTGGCTGAGCACGCCTACCAGCCGCTGCGGGACATGGCGCGCACGGTGCTGCGCCACGCGGGCGCGCTGCGGGTGGACCACATCATCGGGCTGTTCCGCCTGTGGTGGATCCCCGAGGGCATGGGCGCGGACCAGGGCGCCTACGTGCGATACGACCACGAGGCGATGGTCGGCATCGTCATGCTCGAGGCCTACCTGGCCGGCGCGGTCATCATTGGTGAGGACCTGGGCACGGTCGAGCCGTGGGTGCGTGACTACCTGGCCAGCCGCGGCATCCTGGGCACGGCGGTGCTGTGGTTCGAGAAGCAGGACGACGGCTGGCCCAAGCAGCCTGAGGCCTACCGGCACCTGTCCCTGGCGACCGTCACCACCCATGACCTGCCTCCGACCGCCGGCTACCTGGCGGACGAGCACGTGGCCCTGCGCCAGAGCCTGGGACTGCTCACCGAGCCCGTGGAGCAGGTCCGTGCTGAGGCTCGTCTGGAGCGCGAACGCATGCTGGCGCGCCTGCGTGAGCACGACCTGCTCGGCCAGGAGCCGTCGGAGCGGGAGGTCGTGGAGGCCCTGCACCGCTACGTCGCGCGCACGCCCGCCGCCCTCATGGCAGTGGCGCTGGTCGACGGCGTAGGTGACCGTCGCGCCCAGAACCAGCCAGGGACGGACCAGGAGTACCCCAACTGGAAGCAGCCGCTGGTCGACGGCGCAGGCGACATCGTGCTCGTCGACGACCTTCCGGGTAACGCGCGTCTGGCCAGCCTGCTGGCCTGCGTGCGCCAGAGCGTGGGGCAGGAGCGGCCTGGCAGTCACTGA
- the ptsP gene encoding phosphoenolpyruvate--protein phosphotransferase, which produces MPTPHATPTALTGIGVSPGLAAGPVARMAPGIQEPAIETLDPGRQTEHECERVAEAAQTVKAGLEASAAEAKGEARTLLEMTAQMAADPTLTSTAQALIRERQLVPERAVWEAAGTLSDMLESLGGYMAERTRDVADVRDRIVAVLTGSPVPGVPRLPEPFVLVAEDLAPADTALLDPEKVVAFITSEGGPTSHTAILARALGIPAIVGTGTQVTDALTEGATVLVDGTKGTITISPSQDELDRARELASRVREFKGDGATKDGHEVQLLANVGDAAGARAAAEAGAMGIGLFRTEFCFLDQPEEPTVDAQVEAYRGVLEAFPGKKVVVRTLDAGADKPLPFLTDATEANPALGVRAYRTTRRDPEVLDHQLEALAKAEALTEAKVWVMAPMISTAQEARAFTDKARSYGLRTAGMMIEVPSAALMADKMFEHADFASVGTNDLTQYVMAADRLLSSLADLSTAWQPAVLRLIATACQGAEPHGRPVGVCGEAAADPALAVVLVGLGVASLSMTARALPDVDAVLKSVTLAECQRVASLAVGSATAEQAREAVRAELPVLEELGL; this is translated from the coding sequence ATGCCAACGCCTCACGCAACACCGACCGCTCTGACCGGGATCGGCGTGAGCCCTGGGCTGGCGGCCGGGCCCGTCGCCCGGATGGCTCCCGGCATCCAGGAGCCTGCTATCGAGACCCTGGACCCCGGCCGCCAGACCGAGCACGAGTGCGAGCGCGTCGCCGAGGCTGCCCAGACCGTCAAGGCCGGTCTGGAGGCCTCCGCGGCCGAGGCCAAGGGTGAGGCACGCACCTTGCTGGAGATGACGGCGCAGATGGCGGCCGACCCCACCCTGACCTCAACCGCCCAGGCGCTCATCCGTGAGCGCCAGCTGGTACCCGAGCGCGCCGTGTGGGAGGCCGCGGGGACGCTCTCAGACATGCTGGAGTCCCTGGGCGGCTACATGGCCGAGCGCACGCGGGACGTCGCCGACGTACGGGACCGTATCGTCGCGGTCCTGACCGGCTCCCCCGTGCCCGGTGTCCCACGCCTGCCCGAGCCCTTCGTCCTGGTCGCCGAGGACCTGGCCCCGGCGGACACAGCGCTGCTGGACCCCGAGAAGGTCGTCGCCTTCATCACCTCCGAGGGAGGCCCGACCTCCCACACCGCCATTCTCGCCCGCGCGCTGGGTATCCCCGCGATCGTGGGGACCGGCACCCAGGTGACTGACGCCCTGACGGAGGGAGCCACGGTCCTGGTGGACGGCACCAAGGGCACCATCACGATCTCCCCCAGCCAGGACGAGCTCGACCGTGCCCGGGAGCTGGCGAGCCGCGTACGCGAGTTCAAGGGCGACGGCGCCACCAAGGACGGTCACGAGGTCCAGCTCCTGGCCAACGTCGGCGACGCCGCCGGAGCCCGTGCCGCAGCCGAGGCCGGAGCCATGGGGATCGGGCTGTTCCGCACCGAGTTCTGCTTCCTGGACCAGCCTGAGGAACCCACCGTCGACGCCCAGGTGGAGGCCTACCGCGGGGTGCTGGAGGCCTTCCCGGGCAAGAAGGTCGTGGTACGCACCCTGGACGCGGGAGCGGACAAGCCCCTGCCCTTCCTCACCGACGCCACGGAGGCCAACCCGGCGCTGGGCGTACGCGCCTACCGCACGACCCGCCGCGACCCCGAGGTGCTCGACCACCAGCTGGAGGCCCTGGCCAAGGCTGAGGCCCTGACCGAGGCCAAGGTCTGGGTCATGGCACCGATGATCTCGACCGCCCAGGAGGCCAGGGCCTTCACGGACAAGGCACGGTCCTACGGCCTGAGGACCGCAGGCATGATGATCGAGGTCCCCTCGGCCGCCCTCATGGCGGACAAGATGTTCGAGCACGCTGACTTCGCCTCGGTGGGCACGAACGACCTCACCCAGTACGTCATGGCAGCCGACCGCCTCCTGTCCTCCCTGGCGGACCTGTCCACGGCCTGGCAGCCCGCGGTCCTGCGGCTGATCGCCACCGCCTGCCAGGGAGCCGAGCCCCACGGCCGCCCCGTAGGCGTGTGCGGCGAGGCGGCAGCCGACCCGGCCCTCGCCGTCGTGCTCGTGGGCCTGGGCGTTGCCAGCCTGTCCATGACGGCACGCGCGCTGCCGGACGTCGACGCCGTCCTGAAGTCCGTCACCCTGGCTGAGTGCCAGCGCGTCGCGTCCCTCGCCGTCGGCTCAGCCACTGCCGAGCAGGCGCGCGAGGCGGTACGCGCTGAGCTGCCCGTCCTGGAGGAGCTGGGTCTGTGA
- a CDS encoding acyl-CoA thioesterase: MTSPYPVPPAAEEPLGSVTRVLALSPVPAASEDQERADAFTAGSLPQLSGRVYGGQVVAQGLLAAAATVVPDEDGPRLPHSVHASFMRGGQPDEPIRFEVERLRDGRSFTQRRTTALQQGKAILSMITSFQETQPGTAVQLEAPEVPGPEELRSALEIFRTINHPVAKFLGRTAAFDLRHVEDNLYLRPAAERSGRQHLWARARGTVPSSASQTVHRALLAYMCDQIMLEPALRSQGLCWQTPQMSLATLDHAQWFHRDVDVNDWLLFVQDSPTSQGGRAMARAEVFSSTGQLVSTIAQEGMIRTPGPEATDQAGHGRWAIRLDDGAGADPHVG; this comes from the coding sequence GTGACCTCCCCCTACCCGGTACCGCCAGCCGCCGAGGAGCCGCTGGGGTCAGTCACGCGCGTGCTGGCGCTCAGCCCCGTCCCCGCCGCCAGCGAGGACCAGGAGAGGGCTGACGCCTTTACCGCGGGCTCGCTGCCCCAGCTGTCGGGGAGGGTGTACGGAGGCCAGGTCGTGGCGCAGGGGCTGCTGGCCGCTGCGGCGACCGTGGTCCCTGACGAGGACGGCCCGCGCCTGCCGCACTCGGTCCACGCCTCCTTCATGCGCGGGGGCCAGCCGGACGAGCCCATCCGCTTCGAGGTCGAGCGCCTGCGCGACGGTCGCTCCTTCACTCAGCGCCGCACTACCGCCCTCCAGCAGGGCAAGGCCATCCTGTCCATGATCACCTCCTTCCAGGAGACCCAGCCCGGCACCGCGGTCCAGCTGGAGGCCCCCGAGGTCCCAGGCCCCGAGGAGCTGCGTAGCGCCCTGGAGATCTTCCGGACCATCAACCACCCGGTCGCCAAGTTCCTGGGGCGCACCGCAGCCTTCGACCTGCGCCACGTGGAGGACAACCTCTACCTGCGCCCGGCCGCCGAGCGCTCGGGGCGCCAGCACCTGTGGGCCCGCGCCCGCGGCACGGTTCCCTCCAGCGCCTCACAGACCGTCCACCGCGCTCTGCTGGCCTACATGTGCGACCAGATCATGCTGGAGCCGGCGCTGCGCAGCCAGGGCCTGTGCTGGCAGACCCCGCAGATGAGCCTGGCGACCCTCGACCACGCCCAGTGGTTCCACCGCGACGTCGACGTCAACGACTGGCTGCTCTTCGTCCAGGACTCTCCCACCTCCCAGGGTGGGCGGGCCATGGCCCGGGCCGAGGTCTTCAGCTCCACGGGGCAGCTGGTCTCCACCATCGCCCAGGAGGGCATGATCCGCACCCCTGGCCCCGAGGCCACGGACCAGGCCGGTCACGGCCGCTGGGCGATCCGCCTGGACGACGGCGCTGGCGCAGACCCTCACGTAGGCTAG